A region from the Eptesicus fuscus isolate TK198812 chromosome 1, DD_ASM_mEF_20220401, whole genome shotgun sequence genome encodes:
- the LOC103299113 gene encoding E3 ubiquitin-protein ligase Siah1-like, which produces MSQQNTTELPTGATECTSQRMPTLRGTTASNNDLATLFECPICFDYALPPIFQCHSGHLVCSDCHPKLTCCPTCRGPLGSIRNLALEKLATSVLFPCKYAPYGCETTLPPQGKISHEVLCEFRPCPCPCPGTFCKWQGALDAVIPHLKNQHPFVATLKGEDIIFLATDINLSGALDWVMIQSCYGFHFMIVLEKKENHEGFQQFFSIVQLIGTHKQAENFAYRLELTDHKQQLTWEATPLSIHEEIETAIIKKDCLVFDTSTAQIFAENGNLGINVSINKR; this is translated from the coding sequence ATGAGCCAGCAGAATACAACAGAGTTACCTACTGGGGCCACTGAGTGCACATCCCAGAGGATGCCCACCCTGAGGGGCACAACTGCATCCAACAATGATTTAGCCACCCTTTTTGAGTGTCCCATCTGCTTTGACTATGCATTACCACCCATATTCCAGTGTCACAGTGGCCATCTCGTGTGTAGCGACTGTCACCCAAAGCTCACATGTTGTCCAACCTGCCGAGGCCCATTGGGATCCATTCGCAACTTGGCCTTGGAGAAACTGGCCACTTCAGTACTTTTTCCTTGCAAATATGCCCCATATGGATGTGAAACAACTCTGCCACCCCAAGGAAAAATAAGCCATGAAGTGCTATGTGAGTTTAGgccttgcccctgcccctgcccaggtaCTTTCTGTAAGTGGCAAGGTGCTTTAGATGCTGTCATCCCACATCTGAAGAATCAACACCCATTTGTTGCAACCCTGAAGGGAGAGGATATAATTTTCCTTGCTACAGACATCAATCTTTCTGGGGCTCTAGACTGGGTGATGATCCAGTCCTGTTATGGCTTTCATTTCATGATAgtcttggagaaaaaggaaaaccatGAGGGGTTCCAGCAGTTCTTTTCCATTGTACAGCTGATAGGAACACACAAGCAAGCTGAAAATTTTGCTTACCGGCTTGAGCTAACTGATCATAAGCAGCAATTGACTTGGGAAGCCACTCCTCTATCTATtcatgaggaaattgaaacagccATTATAAAGAAGGACTGCCTAGTCTTTGACACAAGCACTGCACAGATTTTTGCAGAAAATGGCAATTTAGGCATCAATGTATCTATTAACAAGCGttga